A genomic window from Microvirga sp. TS319 includes:
- a CDS encoding DUF3108 domain-containing protein: MRLLASALLTVSLAGIGSQAEAQPAQTLKVNYNLSLAGLPLGKADLSSTFTGPKYEMQGSVKLSGLVKMITGGKGAGTASGTIAGAQPQPRGFAVNTKSSGEQRVVRMALDEGNVAEVEVVPPIEAKEDRVPVKEADKKGVIDPLSALIMPAVASKSLTDQANCNRTIPVFDGGARQNIVLSYSETKTIKVPGYSGPVLVCNVRWVPISGHRPQRATVKFMQENRDMNVWLAPVEGPRVLFPIKVVVRTMIGMGELEAASWSVEGNGAAATAGRGTKGREPVRAGAGQ, from the coding sequence ATGCGCCTCCTCGCTTCAGCCCTGTTGACCGTAAGCCTGGCCGGAATCGGCTCTCAGGCCGAGGCTCAGCCTGCCCAGACGCTCAAGGTGAACTACAATCTCTCCTTGGCGGGCCTGCCGTTGGGGAAGGCCGACCTGTCGTCGACATTCACCGGGCCGAAATACGAGATGCAGGGCAGCGTGAAGCTCTCGGGCCTCGTGAAGATGATCACGGGCGGCAAGGGGGCGGGCACGGCCTCCGGCACGATCGCGGGCGCTCAGCCTCAGCCACGGGGCTTTGCCGTCAACACCAAGTCTTCGGGCGAGCAGCGCGTCGTGCGCATGGCGCTCGACGAAGGCAACGTCGCCGAGGTCGAGGTCGTCCCGCCCATCGAGGCGAAGGAGGATCGAGTGCCGGTCAAGGAGGCCGACAAGAAGGGGGTCATCGATCCCTTGAGCGCCCTCATCATGCCCGCGGTGGCGTCAAAAAGCCTCACCGACCAGGCGAATTGCAACCGCACCATCCCGGTCTTCGACGGAGGGGCGCGCCAGAATATCGTGCTCTCCTATTCCGAGACGAAGACCATCAAGGTTCCGGGCTATTCCGGTCCCGTCCTCGTCTGTAACGTCCGCTGGGTGCCGATCTCCGGCCATCGCCCGCAGCGCGCCACCGTCAAGTTCATGCAGGAGAACAGGGACATGAACGTGTGGCTGGCGCCCGTGGAGGGCCCCCGCGTGCTCTTCCCGATCAAGGTCGTCGTGCGCACCATGATCGGCATGGGCGAGCTCGAGGCAGCGAGCTGGTCGGTGGAGGGCAACGGCGCGGCGGCCACGGCAGGGCGCGGGACCAAGGGGCGCGAGCCCGTCAGGGCCGGGGCCGGTCAATAA